In Jaculus jaculus isolate mJacJac1 chromosome 4, mJacJac1.mat.Y.cur, whole genome shotgun sequence, a single genomic region encodes these proteins:
- the LOC123460133 gene encoding tetraspanin-3-like — translation MGQCGITSSKTVLVFLNLIFWGAAGILCYVGAYVFITYDDYDHFFEDVYTLIPAVVIIAVGALLFIIGLIGCCATIQESRCGLATFVIILLLVFVTEVVVVVLGYVYRAKVENEVDRSIQKVYKTYNGTNPDAASRAIDYVQRQLHCCGIHNYSDWENTDWFKETKNQSVPLSCCRETASSCNGSLANPSDLYAEGCEALVVKKLQEIMMHVIWAALAFAAIQLLGMLCTCIVLCRRSRDPAYELLITGGTYA, via the coding sequence ATGGGCCAGTGCGGCATCACGTCCTCCAAGACCGTGCTGGTTTTCCTCAACCTCATCTTCTGGGGGGCAGCTGGCATTCTGTGTTATGTGGGAGCCTACGTCTTCATCACGTATGATGACTACGACCACTTCTTTGAAGATGTGTACACGCTCATCCCTGCAGTGGTGATCATAGCTGTGGGAGCTCTGCTTTTCATTATTGGACTCATTGGCTGCTGCGCTACAATCCAGGAAAGTCGCTGTGGACTTGCCACGTTTGTCATCATCCTGCTCTTGGTTTTTGTCACAGAAGTTGTTGTCGTAGTTTTGGGATACGTTTATAGAGCAAAGGTGGAAAATGAGGTTGACCGCAGCATTCAGAAAGTGTATAAGACCTATAATGGCACCAACCCTGATGCTGCTAGCCGAGCCATTGACTATGTACAGAGACAGTTGCACTGTTGTGGAATTCATAACTATTCAGACTGGGAAAATACAGATTggttcaaagaaaccaaaaaccagagTGTCCCTCTTAGCTGCTGCAGAGAGACTGCCAGCAGCTGTAACGGCAGCCTGGCTAACCCCTCCGACCTCTATGCTGAGGGGTGTGAGGCTCTAGTTGTAAAGAAGCTTCAAGAAATCATGATGCATGTTATCTGGGCAGCACTGGCCTTTGCAGCCATCCAGCTGCTGGGCATGCTGTGCACCTGCATCGTGCTGTGCAGAAGGAGTAGAGATCCTGCCTATGAGCTCCTCATCACTGGCGGCACGTACGCATAG